In one Rutidosis leptorrhynchoides isolate AG116_Rl617_1_P2 chromosome 8, CSIRO_AGI_Rlap_v1, whole genome shotgun sequence genomic region, the following are encoded:
- the LOC139862730 gene encoding syntaxin-61 isoform X2 — translation MAGKVDELEKAISVASRDPSMYGINEVELEKRRKWTGTARAQVANLKKYVTGKDSTRSSTSNFGGMRQELMRMPKTHQQDKTGSYIAKDNDDFISSESDTQMLLIRQQDEELDELSASVERIGSVGLTIHDELIAQEKVIEELGSEMDSTSNRLDFVQKKVAVVMKKASAKGQMMMILFLVVLFIILFVLVFFT, via the exons ATGGCAG GGAAGGTGGATGAGCTGGAGAAGGCTATTTCTGTAGCATCTAGAGACCCTTCTATGTATGGCATAAACGAAGTAGAGCTTGAAAAGCGGAGAAAATGGACTGGGACTGCTCGGGCTCAG GTTGCCAATCTTAAGAAATATGTGACTGGAAAAGATTCCACTCGCTCAAGCACTTCAAACTTTGGTGGGATGCGTCAAGAACTCATGCGTATGCCAAAGACTCATCAGCAGGATAAGACGGGTTCATACATCGCTAAAGATAATGATGATTTCATTTCTTCGGAATCAGACACACAGATGCTTCTCATTAG GCAACAAGATGAAGAGCTGGATGAATTAAGTGCAAGTGTGGAAAGGATCGGATCTGTTGGGCTTACTATACACGACGAGCTCATTGCACAG GAAAAAGTTATAGAAGAATTGGGTTCTGAGATGGACAGTACATCTAATCGTCTTGATTTTGTTCAG AAAAAAGTGGCTGTGGTTATGAAGAAGGCCAGTGCCAAGGGCCAGATGATGATGATCTTATTTTTGGTTGTCTTGTTCATCATCTTATTTGTTTTGGTTTTTTTCACCTAG
- the LOC139862730 gene encoding syntaxin-61 isoform X1, with translation MSSAQDPFYIVKDEIQDSIDKLQATFHQWEHIPVASAEQSRLTKQILSNCESIEWQVDELEKAISVASRDPSMYGINEVELEKRRKWTGTARAQVANLKKYVTGKDSTRSSTSNFGGMRQELMRMPKTHQQDKTGSYIAKDNDDFISSESDTQMLLIRQQDEELDELSASVERIGSVGLTIHDELIAQEKVIEELGSEMDSTSNRLDFVQKKVAVVMKKASAKGQMMMILFLVVLFIILFVLVFFT, from the exons ATGTCTTCGGCTCAAGATCCATTTTACATTGTAAAGGACGAGATTCAGGATTCT ATTGATAAGCTGCAGGCTACCTTTCATCAATGGGAACACATCCCCGTTGCCAGTGCTGAGCAATCTAGACTCACAAAGCAAATCCTTTCTAATTGTGAGAGCATTGAATGGCAG GTGGATGAGCTGGAGAAGGCTATTTCTGTAGCATCTAGAGACCCTTCTATGTATGGCATAAACGAAGTAGAGCTTGAAAAGCGGAGAAAATGGACTGGGACTGCTCGGGCTCAG GTTGCCAATCTTAAGAAATATGTGACTGGAAAAGATTCCACTCGCTCAAGCACTTCAAACTTTGGTGGGATGCGTCAAGAACTCATGCGTATGCCAAAGACTCATCAGCAGGATAAGACGGGTTCATACATCGCTAAAGATAATGATGATTTCATTTCTTCGGAATCAGACACACAGATGCTTCTCATTAG GCAACAAGATGAAGAGCTGGATGAATTAAGTGCAAGTGTGGAAAGGATCGGATCTGTTGGGCTTACTATACACGACGAGCTCATTGCACAG GAAAAAGTTATAGAAGAATTGGGTTCTGAGATGGACAGTACATCTAATCGTCTTGATTTTGTTCAG AAAAAAGTGGCTGTGGTTATGAAGAAGGCCAGTGCCAAGGGCCAGATGATGATGATCTTATTTTTGGTTGTCTTGTTCATCATCTTATTTGTTTTGGTTTTTTTCACCTAG
- the LOC139862729 gene encoding ATP-dependent zinc metalloprotease FTSH 11, chloroplastic/mitochondrial, protein MSALQAFLIGKPLIISNHQYPNSRCLQFQRYYNSINLGSFSLTSNCRKFQPLFALHQDNVDLNSDLVSSSNDNDNLVPETESKVVDFREDKVSSSEINAVEDGVGKEKEKLPLFVFLIGFFTRIKIGFEKMLLSDWFSWWPFWRQEKKLELLISEADLNPKDAAKQTALFVELNKHSPESVIRRFEERQYAVDSKGVAEYIRALVATNAIAEYLPDEQSGKPSALPALLQELQQRASGNLDESFLNPGISERQPLHVMMVDPKVSSRSSRFAQELISTILFTVAIGLMWVMGAAALQKYIGGLGGIGASGVGSSSSYTPKDSNKEIAPEKNVKTFKDVKGCDDAKQELEEVVEYLKNPGKFTRLGGKLPKGILLTGAPGTGKTLLAKAIAGEAGVPFFYRAGSEFEEMFVGVGARRVRSLFQAAKKKAPCIIFIDEIDAVGSTRKQWEGHTKKTLHQLLVEMDGFEQNEGIILMAATNLPDILDPALTRPGRFDRHIVVQNPDVRGRQEILDLYLQDKPLADDVDVKAIARGTPGFNGADLANLVNVAAIKAAVEGAEKLNASQLEFAKDRIIMGTERKTMFLSEDSKKLTAYHESGHAIVALNTDGAHPIHKATIMPRGSALGMVTQLPSNDETSISKKQLLARLDVCMGGRVAEELIFGRDHITTGASSDLQSATELAQYMVSSCGMSDVIGPVHIKERPGSEMQSRIDAEVVKLLKDAYERVKSLLKKHEKALHALANALLEYETLNAEEIKRILVPYQEQGQGVIGVEELQQQEEGELVLA, encoded by the exons ATGTCTGCTCTTCAAGCTTTTCTCATTGGTAAACCTCTAATAATTTCCAATCATCAATACCCTAACTCAAGATGCCTTCAATTTCAACGTTATTATAATTCTATCAATTTGGGTTCTTTTTCTCTAACAAGTAATTGTAGAAAGTTTCAACCTTTATTCGCATTGCATCAAGATAATGTCGATTTGAATTCGGATCTAGTTTCTTCGAGTAATGATAATGACAATCTTGTACCCGAAACAGAGTCTAAAGTTGTTGACTTTCGAGAAGATAAGGTTTCTAGTAGTGAAATAAATGCAGTTGAAGATGGAGTAGGGAAAGAAAAAGAGAAATTACCCTTATTTGTGTTTTTGATAGGATTTTTTACAAGGATTAAAATTGGGTTTGAGAAAATGTTATTATCAGATTGGTTTAGTTGGTGGCCTTTTTGGCGGCAAGAAAAGAAGTTAGAGTTGTTGATTTCAGAAGCAGACTTGAATCCAAAGGATGCTGCTAAACAGACTGCTTTATTTGTCGAGCTTAATAAACACAG TCCGGAGTCTGTGATAAGGCGTTTTGAGGAAAGGCAATATGCAGTAGACAGTAAAGGAGTTGCAGAATATATTCGAGCTTTAGTAGCCACTAATGCCATTGCTGAATATCTTCCTGATGAACAATCTGGAAAGCCTTCTGCTCTTCCTGCATTG TTACAAGAATTGCAGCAACGTGCCTCGGGAAATTTGGACGAGTCTTTTCTAAATCCTGGCATATCTGAGAGGCAGCCATTGCATGTAATGATG GTTGATCCGAAAGTGTCAAGTAGGTCGTCACGTTTTGCACAGGAGCTTATCTCAACGATCTTATTTACTGTTGCGATTGGCTTAATGTG GGTAATGGGTGCTGCTGCACTTCAAAAGTATATTGGTGGTTTAGGCGGTATAGGAGCTTCTGGTGTTGGCTCAAGTTCTTCGTACACCCCAAAAGATTCAAATAAAGAGATTGCACCCGAGAAG AATGTAAAAACATTTAAGGATGTTAAAGGGTGTGATGATGCCAAACAAGAGCTTGAGGAAGTTGTGGAGTACCTTAAAAATCCAGGGAAGTTCACTCGACTTGGCGGGAAGTTACCAAAG GGTATACTTTTGACTGGTGCCCCTGGAACTGGAAAAACTTTACTTGCCAAG GCAATTGCTGGAGAAGCTGGCGTCCCTTTTTTCTACAGAGCAGGTTCAGAATTTGAGGaaat GTTTGTTGGTGTTGGTGCTCGAAGAGTAAGATCCTTGTTTCAAGCAGCAAAGAAGAAG GCTCCATGCATCATTTTCATTGATGAAATAGATGCAGTTGGATCGACTCGAAAGCAATGGGAAGGTCATACAAAGAAAACATTACATCAACTACTTGTCGAAATGGACGGGTTTGAACAGAATGAG GGCATAATTTTGATGGCTGCAACAAACTTGCCTGATATTCTTGATCCAGCTTTAACAAGACCCGGTAGATTTGATAGACAT atTGTTGTTCAAAATCCAGATGTGCGGGGTCGTCAAGAGATTCTGGATTTGTATTTACAAGATAAACCACTTGCTGACGATGTTGATGTGAAGGCCATTGCACGTGGTACACCAGGCTTCAATGGTGCCG ATTTGGCAAATTTAGTCAATGTAGCCGCAATTAAGGCTGCTGTTGAAGGTGCTGAAAAATTAAATGCATCACAATTGGAGTTTGCCAAGGACAGGATTATTATGGGTACGGAGCGCAAAACTATGTTTCTATCTGAAGATTCCAAAAAG TTGACTGCGTATCACGAGAGTGGTCATGCAATAGTTGCGTTGAATACGGATGGCGCCCATCCAATTCACAAGGCAACCATCATGCCACGTGGATCTGCTTTGGGAATGGTGACACAGTTGCCGTCTAACGATGAGACATCCATAAGCAAGAAACAATTATTGGCACGGCTTGATGTTTGTATGGGCGGCCGAGTTGCTGAAGAGCTTATTTTTGGCCGTGACCATATTACTACGGGTGCTAGCAGTGATCTTCAGTCTGCAACAGAACTTGCTCAATATATG GTATCATCTTGCGGTATGAGTGACGTGATCGGGCCAGTTCATATAAAGGAACGACCGGGCTCCGAGATGCAATCACGTATTGATGCTGAG GTTGTTAAACTCCTAAAAGACGCGTACGAACGTGTGAAGTCCTTGCTGAAGAAG CACGAGAAGGCATTGCACGCATTGGCAAATGCGCTATTGGAATATGAGACCCTAAATGCAGAAGAAATAAAGCGAATTCTGGTTCCGTACCAAGAACAAGGGCAAGGAGTTATAGGTGTTGAAGAACTACAACAACAAGAGGAAGGAGAGCTTGTATTggcataa